The genomic segment ACGAACAAAGTTGATTTCTACTGGAATCATACTTTTGTTTGTTTTTTCGATTGGCTTATTTCTGGGTGAAAATAAAAATAGTGAGCTTTCTTTAAAGGAAAGAATAACTATTTTTATGGAAGAAACAGCTGGTCTTTTTAATTCTGAGGATCCAGAACCAGCTGAGACAGAGAATCAAGAAACAACCATTCGTTTTTTAGATGCTAATCAAGGATCAGCAACACTTATTCAATCGAAAGACGGTACAAATATTTTAATTGATAGTGGACGCTATGAAGACAAAGATAAAAAAATTATTCAACAACTGGACCAATACGTTGGTACAGGCGGTAAAATTGATTTGCTGATTTTTACACATAACGATTCAGACCATATTGGTTATGGAGATCTTATTCTTAATTATTATAATGTAAAAGAAGTCTGGATGAATGGGAACGATGCTACAAGTAAAATTTATGAACGGGTATTAGATGCCATAGATGAAAGTAATGCCTTATATGCAGAACCGAAAGCTGGAGAAAAACATCAAGTAGGTCCTTTTAAAATTGATGTGTTGAACCCTACTGATCCATCAGATAATGATCAAAATGACGATTCTATTGTAACTAAAATTACAGTTAATCAAGTTAGCGGACTTTTTAGTGGAGATGCTTCTCAAAGTATAGAAAAGGCTATTATAGATACAGGCGTGGATCTAGCAGCTGATTTTATCTTAATGGGACATCACGGATCGGACACGAGTACTAGTGAAGAATGGATTCAAGCAAGCCAACCAGAGCTTGCTCTATTTTCAGCAGGTGCAAATAACAGTTATGGGCATCCCGGTAAAGACGCGGTTGGTCGTTTAAGAAAATATAATATTCCAGTCTATGGAACCATTGAAAATGGAACGATTACTCTTGTCATCCATGAAGACGGAACGTATACTATTAAGACTGAAAAGGGAGAGAACATTAATGAAAATGGTGCTTGAAGAAATAGAGGGTGATTTAGCTCGTTTTATTCCGGATGAAGGTGCATCTTTTCATGTGAAAAAAAGTTTACTGCCAGAAAAGTATCAAATAGGCGAATTGTATGAAGTTAATATTTCTGAAGGTCAAGTTAGTATGATTGAGCCTTTAAAAGAAGAAACACAGGAAAGACTTGCTAAAATGAGACAAAAGCGAAAGAAATTATTAAATAAAAGAAAAAAATAACTATTAAAATTAGGCTGTAAAAACGGAGAACTTAGTTCCAGTTTTTACAACCTTTAATTTTTGTCAGATTGGGCGTTTATAAATTAAGCCTCTTAACCATCTTATGATGAGGAATTCCAGCGTCCATAAAGCTATCGCCTTCAATCTGATAACCTAATTTTTCATAAAATGATAAGGCATGATCTTGTGCATCAAGAATCAATTGATTTACCTGTTTTTCTTTTGCGTAACGTTCTATTTCTAACATTAATTGATTGCCCAAATTTTGTTTGCGGAAATCAAGCGAAACAGCTACACGTTGAACTTTAAAAGTAGTGTCATTTTTTTGATAAAGTCTTGCTGTAGATACTGCTTTATCTTCTAAATATCCAATAACATGAATCGTTTTATCTTCTAAATCATCAATTTCTAATTCTGGCGGAACATGTTGTTCTTCCACAAAAACTTTTTTTCTGATTGATATAGCATCATTGTAATAACCAGATGTTAAATCTACTGTCCAAATAAATTCCATCGTTTCCCTTCTTTCTTTTACATTAAAATCGTAACATAATTAATCAAATGAATCTAGATGAAAACAACGTGAGCTTTTATCCAGACGTTCTTTATTTATTAAGGTAGATGAACTATACTAAAGAATATAAATTAAACAAGAATGGTGGTCAATGCAATGAATGAAAAAACGATTCAACTTGTTGAAAAATTAACAACAATTCCTTCTCCAACGGGAAATACGTATGAAATAATTTCTTTTATCCAAAATTATTTAAATCAGTTCGGTTATGAAACTACAAAAACAAATAAAGGTGGATTGATGATCACTGTAAAAGGAGCAAATCATCAAAAGCATCGTTTTGTAACAGCACATGTTGATACGTTAGGAGCCATGGTAAGAGCGATTAAACCAAATGGAAGACTGAAATTAGATTTAATTGGTGGGTTTCGTTTCAATGCAATCGAAGGAGAATACTGTACAGTACATACAGCTAATGGAAAGATATCAGGTACGATTCTAATGCATCAAACTAGCGTTCATGTTTACAAAGATGCTGGAACAGCTGAAAGAAATCAAGAGAATATGGAAGTACGTCTTGATGAGAAAGTTCAGACAAAAGAAGAAACTCAATCATTAGGTGTTTCTGTAGGAGACTTCATTAGCTTTGATCCTAGAACTGAAATTACGACTAATGGATTTATTAAATCCCGTCATTTGGATGATAAAGTGAGTGTAGCTATCTTACTGCAATGTTTAAAGAAAATAAAAACTGAAAAAGTGGTGCTTCCTTATACCACTCATTTTTATATTTCAAATAACGAGGAAATTGGTTATGGCGGAAATTCAAATATTTCTGACAAAGTAGTGGAGTATTTGGCGGTTGATATGGGTGCCATGGGAGATGACCAACAAACTGATGAATATTCTGTATCCATTTGTGTAAAAGACGGAAGCGGTCCGTACCATTACGAGTTGAGGAAAAAACTGACTGCACTTTGCGAAGACAATCATATTCCTTACCAGTTAGACATTTATCCATTTTATGGAAGTGATGCTTCAGCTGCTATGAAAGCAGGAGCGGATGTTCGTCATGCTTTAGTTGGTGCAGGAATAGAAGCAAGCCATGCCTATGAAAGAACGCATGAAGAATCTATAACAGCGACTGAACAATTGATCGAACAGTATTTATTAAGTGAGATGCTAGATTAACCGGAGAGGATTAATGTTATGGATTATTTTAAAAAATCGAAATTAATGTTTTGGACAGTATGGTTATTAGTTTGTGCTACGTTGATTTTTATGAGTACGAAGATCGAGTTTATTTTTCAACCTTTAACCACATTTGTTTCAACGTTGTTTACCCCTATTATTGTAGCTGGTTTTTTATACTATTTGTTAAATCCTTTGATTGGACAATTAGAAAAAATAAAAATCAAAAGAAAATATGGGATCATCATTGTTTTTCTATTATTTTTAGGAGTAGTAGTATTTTTAGCTATATCTGTTTTACCTAATTTAATTGAACAATTAGGACAGTTGATTACAAGTATACCTTCGTTTTTAAAAGCTTTAGAAAATTATTCTAACGAAATGCTTCAAAAGCCAATGTTTGCTAATTTTGATTTGGAGCAAACTTTAGGAAAAATGGATCTTTCTATTGAAAATATTGCAAACACAGTACTGACTGCTTTAACAGCAAGTGTTGGTTCATTGGTTGGGGCTTTAGCGAATACGACGGTCGTTATTGTTACAGTTCCAATTATATTGTTTTATATGTTTAAAGATGGAAAACATTTTAGGCCTTCAGTTGCTAAGTTTTTTCCAAAGGAATACCGTGGGCAAATGATTGAATTACTTGGGCAAATGAATGAGACTATTGCTTCTTATATCAGTGGGCAAGCGTTAGTTTGTTTATTCGTGGCAGTATTTACCTACTTAGGGTACCTGATTACTGGAATGCCTTATGGTCTTTTGCTAGGGATTATTGCAGGAGTAACGAATATTATTCCCTATATTGGACCGTATATTGGGGCAGCACCTGCTATCATTATTGCGTTAACTATTTCACCAACACAAGCTTTATTAGTTGCATTAGTGGTGTTAGTGGTTCAACAAATTGATGGTAATTTTATCTCTCCTAACGTGATTGGGAAAACTTTATCAATTCATCCTTTAACGATTATTGTTTTATTGCTAGTTGCTGGGAACATTGCGGGTATAATTGGAATGATTCTTGGAGTTCCTACCTATGCAGTAGTTAAAACAGTGGTTGTCTATTTAAGAGATATGTTTATGATTCGTAAAAAACATGCCTCAACTCAAAAAATTATTGATTAGTAGTTGAATTTTTTATATAGTTTGTGATATAGTGTTCAGAGTGAAAGTATGAACATTATATCACAATTTTTTTTGCGATAAAGTAATGCAATCACATAATTAAATGGCTTTATAGGAGGATACAAATAATGAAAGTAGTCGTTATCGGATGTACACATGCTGGTACCTCAGCTGTTAAAACTATATTAAAAGAAAACCCATCTGTTGAAGTTTCTGTTTTTGAAAGAAATGATAATGTTTCATTCTTATCATGTGGAATTGCAATGTATGTTGGTGGAGTTGTGAAAGATCCAGCAGGTTTGTTCTATTCTAACCCTGAAGAATTAACTCAAATGGGTGCTGACGTAAAAATGGAACACAACGTTAAAAGTATTGATACTGAAGCTAAAAAAGTAGTAGTAGAAAATATGACTACTGGAGAAGTATTTGAAGAAAGCTATGATAAATTAGTTAATACAACTGGTTCTTGGCCTATTACACCGCCAATTCCTGGTATTGAAACTAAAAATGTTTTATTATGTAAAAACTACAACCAAGCAGAAGAAGTTATCAAACAAAACCAAACAGCTAAAAAAGTTGTTATCGTTGGTGGAGGATACATCGGGATTGAATTAGTAGAAGCTTTTGAACAATCAGGCAAAGAAGTTACATTAATTGATGGATTAGATCGTATTCTTAACAAATACCTAGATCCAGAATTTACTGATGTATTAGAAAGTACTTTAGAAGAACGTGGAATCAAATTAGCATTAAACCAAGCCGTAACTTCTTTCAACGCTGATGAAAATGGTTCAGTTAAATCTGTAACTACTCCAAAAGGCGAATACGAAGCAGACTTAGTTATTTTATGTGTTGGGTTCCGTCCAAACAATGAATTATTAAAAGATAAAGTTGAAATGATGCCAAATGGCGCAATCATTGTTGATGAATACATGAGAACAAGCAACAAAGATATTTATGCAGCTGGAGACAGTTGTGCAGTTCATTACAATCCAAATGGTGGAGCAGCTTACATTCCTTTAGCAACTAACGCTGTTCGTATGGGTACTTTAGTAGGTAAAAACATTATCGAACCTAAAGTGAAATACAGAGGAACACAATCAACTTCTGGTTTGTACTTGTTTGGCTACAACATTGGGTCAACTGGTGTAAACGTTAATAGTGCTTCACACTTTGGTTTAGATGTTCGTGCAGTTTTCGTTAAAGACAACTACCGTCCAGAATTTATGCCGACTACTGAAGAAGTTTTCATGAAATTAGTTTACGAAGTAGGAACAAACCGCATCGTTGGTGGACAAATCATGTCTAAATATGATGTAACAGCTTCTGCTAATACATTATCATTAGCTATTCAAAATAAAATGACGATTGAAGACCTTGCTTATGTAGATTTCTTCTTCCAACCTTATTTTGACCGTCCTTGGAACTACTTGAACATCTTAGCTCAAGCAGCTTGTGATCAAGAAGACGAATTAGCTAAGTAAGTAAAAAAGAATAAGTTTACTTTGTTAAGCTTGTAAGTAAGTAAAAAAGAATAAGTTTACTTTGTTAAGCTTGCTAGTTTAAAAGATTCAGAATAAAATGGTAAAGGACCTGAGATTTTTGTCTCAGGTCCTTTTTATAGGTCAATGATTTGGAGGTATATAGTTTGAAAATCAATAAAAAGATTTTGTCAGGGATTATTGCACTTATTCTTTTCTTTACCGGATCCTATGTTATAGATCAAGAAGAAGAAAAGTCTTCAACTGTAACAAATGACCAAACATCTATTGAACTTAAAAGAGTGATTGATGGAGATACAATAGTTTTCATTGAAAATGACAAAGAAAAACGGCTGAGATTGCTTCTGATAGATACTCCAGAAAGCAGCACAACTAAAACTGGTTTTGCACAGCCATATGGTATAGAAGCAAAAGAATTTCTTACAGATTATTTAAAAGGGAAAACGTTGTCGATCGAATATGATCCCTCCCATGAAAAAGTAGATGATTACGATAGAGTATTGGCGTACCTATACGCAGATGGAAAATTAGTGCAAGAAGTAATGGTTGAAGAAGGTTTAGCACGTGTGGGTTATGAAAATGGTGATGAGCTTTACTTAAATCAATTAGAAGAAGCAGAGCAAAAAGCAGATAAAATAAATGTGAATATTTGGTCTATTGAAGGATATGTTGGAGAATATGGCTTCAATAAAAAGGAATAGGGTATAAAAGGCAGCACTAAATATGCTATAATAATTGAGTTAATGATACAATTGCCATCCTGTAGCATTCTTGACTAGGATGATATGGTTAAATTAAATAAGCAAAATAAATAAAAAGACTTAAAATGAGGGATAAAAATGGATCATTATTTAGAAGAGGA from the Carnobacterium inhibens subsp. inhibens DSM 13024 genome contains:
- a CDS encoding M42 family metallopeptidase; the encoded protein is MNEKTIQLVEKLTTIPSPTGNTYEIISFIQNYLNQFGYETTKTNKGGLMITVKGANHQKHRFVTAHVDTLGAMVRAIKPNGRLKLDLIGGFRFNAIEGEYCTVHTANGKISGTILMHQTSVHVYKDAGTAERNQENMEVRLDEKVQTKEETQSLGVSVGDFISFDPRTEITTNGFIKSRHLDDKVSVAILLQCLKKIKTEKVVLPYTTHFYISNNEEIGYGGNSNISDKVVEYLAVDMGAMGDDQQTDEYSVSICVKDGSGPYHYELRKKLTALCEDNHIPYQLDIYPFYGSDASAAMKAGADVRHALVGAGIEASHAYERTHEESITATEQLIEQYLLSEMLD
- a CDS encoding ComEC/Rec2 family competence protein, coding for MPKRKKKMTKKQKEQRTKLISTGIILLFVFSIGLFLGENKNSELSLKERITIFMEETAGLFNSEDPEPAETENQETTIRFLDANQGSATLIQSKDGTNILIDSGRYEDKDKKIIQQLDQYVGTGGKIDLLIFTHNDSDHIGYGDLILNYYNVKEVWMNGNDATSKIYERVLDAIDESNALYAEPKAGEKHQVGPFKIDVLNPTDPSDNDQNDDSIVTKITVNQVSGLFSGDASQSIEKAIIDTGVDLAADFILMGHHGSDTSTSEEWIQASQPELALFSAGANNSYGHPGKDAVGRLRKYNIPVYGTIENGTITLVIHEDGTYTIKTEKGENINENGA
- a CDS encoding DUF3006 family protein is translated as MKMVLEEIEGDLARFIPDEGASFHVKKSLLPEKYQIGELYEVNISEGQVSMIEPLKEETQERLAKMRQKRKKLLNKRKK
- a CDS encoding GNAT family N-acetyltransferase; this translates as MEFIWTVDLTSGYYNDAISIRKKVFVEEQHVPPELEIDDLEDKTIHVIGYLEDKAVSTARLYQKNDTTFKVQRVAVSLDFRKQNLGNQLMLEIERYAKEKQVNQLILDAQDHALSFYEKLGYQIEGDSFMDAGIPHHKMVKRLNL
- a CDS encoding FAD-dependent oxidoreductase, whose amino-acid sequence is MKVVVIGCTHAGTSAVKTILKENPSVEVSVFERNDNVSFLSCGIAMYVGGVVKDPAGLFYSNPEELTQMGADVKMEHNVKSIDTEAKKVVVENMTTGEVFEESYDKLVNTTGSWPITPPIPGIETKNVLLCKNYNQAEEVIKQNQTAKKVVIVGGGYIGIELVEAFEQSGKEVTLIDGLDRILNKYLDPEFTDVLESTLEERGIKLALNQAVTSFNADENGSVKSVTTPKGEYEADLVILCVGFRPNNELLKDKVEMMPNGAIIVDEYMRTSNKDIYAAGDSCAVHYNPNGGAAYIPLATNAVRMGTLVGKNIIEPKVKYRGTQSTSGLYLFGYNIGSTGVNVNSASHFGLDVRAVFVKDNYRPEFMPTTEEVFMKLVYEVGTNRIVGGQIMSKYDVTASANTLSLAIQNKMTIEDLAYVDFFFQPYFDRPWNYLNILAQAACDQEDELAK
- a CDS encoding thermonuclease family protein; protein product: MKINKKILSGIIALILFFTGSYVIDQEEEKSSTVTNDQTSIELKRVIDGDTIVFIENDKEKRLRLLLIDTPESSTTKTGFAQPYGIEAKEFLTDYLKGKTLSIEYDPSHEKVDDYDRVLAYLYADGKLVQEVMVEEGLARVGYENGDELYLNQLEEAEQKADKINVNIWSIEGYVGEYGFNKKE
- a CDS encoding AI-2E family transporter, translated to MDYFKKSKLMFWTVWLLVCATLIFMSTKIEFIFQPLTTFVSTLFTPIIVAGFLYYLLNPLIGQLEKIKIKRKYGIIIVFLLFLGVVVFLAISVLPNLIEQLGQLITSIPSFLKALENYSNEMLQKPMFANFDLEQTLGKMDLSIENIANTVLTALTASVGSLVGALANTTVVIVTVPIILFYMFKDGKHFRPSVAKFFPKEYRGQMIELLGQMNETIASYISGQALVCLFVAVFTYLGYLITGMPYGLLLGIIAGVTNIIPYIGPYIGAAPAIIIALTISPTQALLVALVVLVVQQIDGNFISPNVIGKTLSIHPLTIIVLLLVAGNIAGIIGMILGVPTYAVVKTVVVYLRDMFMIRKKHASTQKIID